The following are from one region of the Magallana gigas chromosome 4, xbMagGiga1.1, whole genome shotgun sequence genome:
- the LOC105319960 gene encoding perlucin — MWHRVLVLWITGLIQVYTAQEACPEGFFQHGTSCYFFSSHLAADWIEAGSFCRRFNGGDLVAIETQSENTFIYQQLLLMHDHNNFWIGGTDEFVEGHWVWIPTMQRLGFTDWSPGNPSDSSSNEDCMEIIVGHSAPTTHWNDDDCSKKANFICEVPMLDGSPINVIG; from the exons ATGTGGCACCGAGTTCTGGTATTGTGGATAACTGGACTTATACAAG tatACACAGCACAAGAGGCGTGTCCTGAGGGATTTTTCCAACATGGGACCTCCTGTTATTTCTTCTCCTCCCACCTGGCGGCAGACTGGATCGAGGCGGGG TCTTTCTGCAGAAGGTTCAATGGTGGAGATCTTGTTGCCATAGAAACACAATCTGAAAACACGTTTATTTACCAGCAATTACTTTTGATGCATGATCATA ATAATTTCTGGATCGGAGGGACGGACGAGTTTGTAGAGGGACACTGGGTCTGGATTCCCACGATGCAGAGGCTGGGCTTCACCGACTGGAGTCCGGGAAACCCCAGCGACAGCAGCTCCAACGAGGACTGCATGGAGATCATTGTGGGTCACTCGGCGCCGACCACCCACTGGAACGACGACGACTGCTCCAAGAAAGCAAACTTCATCTGCGAAGTCCC GATGTTAGATGGTTCACCGATAAATGTAATTGGATGA